tgttttaatatgaaaaattatatataccttTATAAGACCCCACGCTTTCTCCTTTATGGTTTTAGGTACTAACCtccaatctttgtaaattattgAAACCAACTTATTACTTCTCGCTCTCAGATCACCAAACCTTACCACCTTTGAGTCTTGCTTTTTGATGGGCTGACCAAGATTGTTGAGCTCCATTTCAATTCCACCCCCTTCTGGAAGATGCCAAATGTCATGAATAGAGTGCAATTGTCTCTTTACTCGATCTCCATTACTATCTGCAAAAATAGATTTAGTTATAGTGTTAGTATTTTGTAAGTCTGCAGTCatagtgaaataaataataagtaagaaaaataaaaacatactgACGATGATGAGAAATCGATCTCCAATGTCAGAACACATATTGACATTTTCTGCTTCCGAACTAGGTGCTATTGGTACAGATGTGCATGGCTCGGTCTCTTTGCTTATCTCCGTATGTTGGATAGTTGCCCTCCCATTTGGCTCGATGTAGAAGGTTGGGTCCcttgctgtgaagataatgatggtgGGGAAGGTCAATTTATAGAAGGTTGGGTCCcttgctgtgaagataatgatggttgGTAAGGAAAATCTATAGAAGGTCGTGACTCCACCATCCTATCAATAGAAAGGGGTGGCCCATCGACAGAGGGTAATGAATGGGCTGCCCTATCAGATTGTGGCTCACTATGGACAGCTTGTAGTCTTGTAGATTGTCTTCACAACTGTGGTATGGACatctttgcctttttttttggacccattgtacctatacaaaaataaatttacatatatgcaaatcaatagaaataataatatttggagcATGATATGAGATAGATTTATGTGATAAGAGATATCATGTTAAGTTgtctaaaattatatttcttactCAACACTATTGGGGAGTTCCGATCGTCATTCCATCTATATCATTTCACGTCCACACAACATCGTCAATACCAGGTTCAATAGCTTCATGGTTGGAAGTGTTAATACAATATTCGTTGACTAAATATTCATCCTCATCGTCGTCAATCACTTCCTCTTCACCAGTGTCATACACGTCTCTTGGTTTTATCTTAACAACCACAACCCAATTTGAGCATCTTGCATCTGCCacataaaatacttgagatactTTGGAAGATAAAACAAACAGATCATCAGTTATCTGACTACTAGTGTGTactaaatgagaaaaatttacaagagtaaagccaaactcgtccaccttgaaacctctacctcgAGCAACGTCtgcccaatcacatttgaaaaaCACATATCGGGACCCATCATAATACATAACCTCAATTATGCATGTTAATTGACCATACCAAGCAGGGCCATCTTGATCAGTACACACACTAACACCACAATTctgagttttcttcccattttcatgATTCCTAGTGCAAAATTTTGTGCCATTAATGACAATTCGCTTAAATTCTTTGGCAACTTGCATGGGATCTTTAGAATGCATTACGACTTTATAGCCCAATTCACTTCTTCCATTGTCATCCATTTTCATTACCTGAAAGGTTGGATTATTAGCATTGATTAAAATGACGAAAATTAGCCACAGAGGCATAATAAAAGTGGTCTTGGGTGTAATCCATACATAGTCTTGAAACCAATTACAGAATTGGTCTTCATGCCTCTTCTGTAGTTCATCATTCGATAAATGATTCCTATCAACTGTATTCCTCATTATTTCGAAGTGCATCCTATATATGTTCATGACATTACAAATGTTTgttataattacacaaatataaatgaaatgtaaTTTGATTCGTACTTATTAAGCATGGCAACTTACATGTAGAATGGAGTGAAATCGTCAGAGTTGAAGAGAATATAAAGATGTACTCGGGTCCACAACTTGAAATCGAGGCTAACGTCAACAACTTTCCCTTTAGAATCATTTGGGTTTCTAGATGGTCTATTGAAAATCGTTCAAGCGGATTCTAAATAACGAGAACAAAACATCAATAATTTCTCCAACAAAAATCCTTCAGCAATGGAACCTTCTGGTGCAGCTTTGTTATGCACATGAAGCTTAAGTCGGTGTAGGTACCTACCACATAAATCATTcgattacttatatatatatatatgttctcaTTCCACTTATGTTTATGTGCTTTTAATTGAATAACTATAGCATACCTTTCAACGGGATACATTCATCGATAATGAACAGGTCCTCCAAGCTTACATTCTGCAACTAAATGTATGGTCAAGTGCACCATAACCCTGAAAAATGATGgtggaaatatcatttctaattggcACAATATGTAAGGTATTCTAAATTCCAATTGGTCCAAATCTTCGAGCCGCAACGTTTTGTAACAAATTCCCTTGAAGAATCCAGATAGCTTGATTAATGGTTCTATCACCTTCTTAGGTAATGACCCATGTAATGCAATTGGCAGGAGTTGTTGCATCAATATATGGTAATCATAACTCTTCATGCCCACTATAATACGGTGTTGAAGCTTGACACAACGTGAAATATTTGAAGAATAACCGTCTGAtacttttacattttgtataaccttcaataagtcttctttctctttgttacTCATTGTGAAAATAGATGGAGGCAAATATGTCTTCTCTGCAGCTGTTATAACTAGATGACGTTGTGGTCTCAAACCCAACTCTTGTAAGTCAAGTCGTACCTTTATGCcatcttttgattttgtatcaatatttaataGTGTGCCAACAAtattatccaccacatttttttcGATGTGCATCACATCAAGATTATGATGCAATAAATTATCTTTCCAGTAAgacaaactaaagaaaatactacaTTGCTTTCATGAGTGTTTCTTAACATTAGTCGACCccacaactctttttcttttacgatctgttctatcattgcaatttaaatcatctaattGTTCCAAAATTTCATCAGGTGTTGGCATAGTAGGTGAAAGATCAATTTCTCGTGTACCATCAAAtgtttttgccatcattctccaCCTATGATCACTTGGCAAGAATCGTCTATGCCCCATATAAGAAAacttttttccatgtttcagCAATCTAGATTGTGTGTTACCCATACAACAAGGACATATTAAACGACCTTTCGTACTCCACCCAGACAAATCACCATACgcaggaaaatcatttatcgtccacattaaagCTGCACGCATTGTAAAGATCTCTTTGGAGCAAACATCATAGGTTGGTGCTCCAACCTCCCATAATTCTTTTAATTCTGATATTAGAGGCTCTAAGTATACATCTATATTCATTGAAGGTGGTGATGGTCCCGGTATAATCAACGATAGCATGAAACTTGATCGTTTCATGCACATCCAAGGAGGTAAATTATAAGGTACCAACATAACCGGACAGGTACTATAGGAAATGCTCATGTTACCAAAAGGATTAAAGCCATCTGCAGATaaaccaagcctaacattgcggGGGTCAGAGGCAAAATCATCATGTTGTGAATCAAACGTCTTCCAAGCCATGCCATCTGTTGGATGCCTTAGTACCCCATCATTATTGCGGCCTATAGCATGCCATTTCATTTGTGAAGAAGTTTTcgatgatataaaaagcctttgTAACCTTGTCTTTAACGGAAACCATCGTAATATTTTCGCTGgacttcttttcccttttctagaCCTATCATCCATAGACTCTTTTTGCTTCCATTTTGACACTCCACATACCACGCATGTTTCCAGATTCTCattgtccttccaaaataacatacaaCCATTGGGACATACTAAGATTTTCTTGTATCCAAGACCTAACTCATTCATGTACTTCTTCACCTCGTACGTATTTTTAGGCAACGATGCTCCTGGTGGGAGCAACTCATTCACAAATTCAAGCAGTTTTGTGAATATGTCATTACTCAATCCACCcaaacatttcatattccatAGACGTACGATAACACTAAACTTAGTATGTTTTGTGCATTCTTCATATAATGgctcatcaacatctttcaatatattgtaaaatttattaactcttTCTCTAGAACCTTgtcaattttcattttgcactcCAGTTTCTCCAGCATCCACACCTATTTCAGGCTCACCCTCAACTGTTTTAGGATCAAACATAGGGAAACCATCATGTAACATGGTTGTCATCCCACTAGAGCCTTCATGTATTGGCTCATTATGATTTTGGGCATCAGTAGTATGGTAAGATGCCTCCCCTACTCTCTCCCCATGAGCATGCCAAATGGTGTAACCTTGAGAAATTCCATAgctaatcaaatgatcatatacCATGTTGGGCATGAACATCTTACGTAATCCACATTTTCTACGTGGGAAACAAATCGACGAATCTGTAGCACAATTCTCGCATGCAAACTTCAAAAACTCATTGACACCATTGACATACTCTTTTGTATGTCGAGGTtttttcatccaacttttgtccatagcttaactaaattataaatatgaaaacaaaattgaaTAAGAATCCAAGATAATCAATAACTTAAAACATAGTACggaaaatatttaattgaaagagtaaagcaaaataaagcataaattttgaacgtataaaataaatatggaacTTTTTATGCTTGTCTCGGGCATATGCTTCTTAGACCCAGTTAAGTTTAACAAATTGACTGATATATTGAGAAGGTACTTAATACCATATAATACAATAAACACAATCAAAGCATCAAAACAGAGGCATGGTTAAAACGCAAACGGGTAGGAGCCAGAACTCAACAAATCAGGATCAAACTAGAAATAGTCCAGCCCTTGTTTAGGATAAAACTAGATTAAATCATCCTTGTTTCTACAGTACACAATAAAAAATGTCCATATGTTAACCAAATTAAATGGTACACTAAATTAAATGGCTTTGATCAGATTGAATAAGGAGTTAAAGACAGAATATTCTCCAGGATCATCGATCCAGCTAGCTGCATGCATGCTACATGCCATTTGTTGAACAACTAAACTGCAAGGTATTAATCCTCAAGAACttgaaaattagaaatatatatatatatatatacatatatctattGTGATCAACACCAAGCTAGCATATATGGGTGATGCAGGCAACGTGGAGAGGGGATGGGGTTATGGTATGGACGTGATGTATACCATTCGTATTCTAGATCAGTTTACTTCAATTTTGCTCaacacatataaatatatatatatatatatatatatatcatgagttGCAAAAGAATGCCAAGCATTAGCATTAGCAGTAACTCTCAATAATGCCAAGCATTAGCATTAGCAGCCCTATATCATGTCAAGTttgctcaacatatatatatatatatagttatcagcTCGATCAGTTCCCACGATGATAGAACTTAACTGGAGATCAGATAACTGATTATGCAGAAACAATAAGAGTCTAATTTAGTACATTTTTCGGTCCATGTTGCAACAGAGAGGTGGTCCAACAGGTATTATAAAAACTACTGAGAATGCATGAAGCATCAATtggcttttataaaatctaagaAATAAATCATCCTTTTTTTGTCTTCCAATGCAGGGTCGGCAACCAACTGAGgaaatatcaattttaatgCAGTATGATCACTGTGATATGAAAACATGATCCTTAATGTTGGCATGCTACAGATAATCAATAATGATAATGTTgacatatatttttactttgacTTGACTAAGACATCATGTAGACCGCAAAGAAAAATAGGAGAAACTACCTTGACTGCGTCAATGATAAACGATGGAATGGAAATATGGTTGCACTTCCTTGATTGCTTTCTGGACTTAGGCCCGTCCCCTGGCTATTCACTTGCTCTATTTTGAGGGTACAATAGAATACTTGAGAGCAACCACCTACTCTGTTTTAAGGGTGCAAAACAGAGGATGTTTGATCTTCTCGGTTGAGGAACGTGGTGGTGATGGCTGAGACTTAAGGGATGGTGGGTAGAACGTTTGCCGTGTGGGAACGTTTCTATGTGGAGGAGGAGATGTGATCAGGGGATGTGAAGGGGCGTTAATCTGTGGAGGCGTTGATGCGTGGGAACGTGATGGATGACGATTGTGTGGGCCAATAAATTTTTGGCAACCCTAGGTATTTTAATGGGGAATATAAAACGGTTGCCGAAAATTATATATGGGGTTACTACAATAAAGCCTAAAACTGATGAAGTTTTATTGAGTGAGTTTTAGATGAAGTTCTAGATGAAGCATATATACGGAAGAATTATATTGAGTGAAATTTAGATGAAGTTTTCATtgaattctctttttctttaaattggggaaaaaaaaattagatcacAACAATAAAGcctaaaaatgataaaaattcaaagatatttaaaacttgactaaagtttaaaatttgataattgataAACGTTGGAAAAGTACTAATTTACTCAcatataattgataaattttcaacatttttaaacgCTATCAACCTACAATGCCACTTTGCTAGGCCTAGAGGCACTTCAAATTCAAAACTTAGtttacattttaataaatttgtacttagggaaaatttaaaaatcttctttattttctttaagtagAGCTTAGTGGGCCTAATTTTAAAGGTTTATTTCCTCATAAAAGGCTGGCATAATTTAGATTTGGACAAATAAACACTGTGTTATTTTAAGGTTTAGTGGtcaagttgtatatatatatctgtgttaTTTCAAGGTTTGTTTctgcattaatcaacctacattTTATTATCTAAAACTATGAGTTAAGAGTTTGTTTAAGGTATAGTGGTCAAGTTCTTGGGCCTAATTTATTGTCGATGATCTTAaacaatttcttaatcattcgATCTACAAGCGACGTTAGCCTTGTACTCTGGCCAGCgtgtgacatcccgtttttacgtgtattttcactgaaggagttttttttttaatttaattaatatattggttcttttattttaatttattgtattttaattggatttattttagtttgttttttggtttaaaattatgttatttttattagttatttattatattttagcttgatgtggtgtttaaattactttaattgttttatagcttttaaagttgttttcgttggatcaatttCTTGACTCAAGATGTGAGAACTggatctcactttctttctttcctttttctttttcctctttttcttttctccttttttcttttttttcttcttctttcttttttcttctttttcctcccctgcttTTCCCCCCAGCCCGTGTGACAGCCCCCCCCCCTCTCCAGCCGTTCGGTCCAAGCtcccagccggcgccacctccagccgccgttgtgatgatccgcttttgcgtgtattttcactgaatgagtgtttttaatttaattaatatattagttctcttattttaaattattgtattttaattgattttattttatttgacacggtgtttaatttattttagtcattttacggtttttaaaatcgtttttagcggatcagtttttggtttccgggagtgaggattggacctcatttcttttccctcatcttttctttccttctcttttttcttttcccttttccttttttatttctttttctttcttttcttcttcttctttttccttcttctcctcccGTGCGCccgtttctctctctttcttcccttCCCATCGCCCACCCTTCGGCCACCCGATTCACCACCGTCTGGccgccgtgtagtacaccacccccaccattctcttcccctcccaccagagatcatccccaccaattttcagagccatccgaccagccgttagccgccacgcacggctggaagtcacggcactaGCCCTATTTTCCTCTCTGTCGCCGGTTTCTTTCTCAACCCAGAACTGCTGCTCGccagtggcgtggcctacagcacccacccagttttcttcccctctcaccggtgaacatccccaccaagtttcacctccatccgagccaccgttagccaccacgagctcctccaagccacacggattCTTGCCGATTCCGGcgtcgtcgttccacctccggccaccacctcttcacagcttcttcccctacctcttgccatccaaACACACCCATTTctagcctcgatccgttgccggagcagctcccatgagctcaactctgatttgggctttttccgcttccaccgccgtttccacccccacccacggccaaaactcgtttcctttagcttcataaatatctcaagactatttcctatcaatttagTGCCTTGGTTCatccccattcgaaagtgggtaatttgtTACTCACGGCCACGGTATaaaatatactgttacgttgcttttcctctgccgtttgcaatgccgcgagctttcaaaaaataccgtatagcgctgtaagtatttttcaaactctacttttagatttaaatatattttgctcttacaataaattattgactattggttggttgattcaggactgagtccgaggagttcgggggtcggatggattgaggacggagttgtttggttgatgttgatatttgtttgagatatttgtaccttgatgtttgtattgtatagtgcacgcatgttcatgtttaaaaagggaaaaccgggTTTTCATGtggttgcatgcatgtacatgtgtttgtgaAATGAAAACCGGGTTTGTAAGCGAGAAaggatttatggtatatgtgaacggttggactgtctggtttgagtcagaggcatgcgtagggatggtggtaagcagggacggtggtagaatcccgcctgtgattcccgcctatggtggtgagtagggatgatggtaagcagggacggtggtagaatcctgcctgtgattcccgcctacggtggtgcgtagggatggtggtaagcagggacggtggtagaatcccgcctgcgattcccgcctacagtgctctgatagtctggtttttgggccattatcggggataatggcgaggttatgtttaaaggataagtttttggccaaatgagacttttggcgtgagttggtgaGGAAtatgttttggggccaaatgggattttggcgtgcgtggaaaaatgtgattttatgggatgtgagcatttgcattctttcatgtatattgtggagtttgtaatgtttttatctagtggtgttaggattttacttacttgcggcaccatttttggtaccgtagattttggtgcaaagttcgaggaggaagaggaggctgagcccgaggatgcggctccgccggagtactGAGTCGAAGTTTGTGCTTTAtagttggtttaaaactatatttgtagtttgtaatattttattatgtatgatttgaacagctttgtatttaactaagagaaattctggtacttagttatatgactttccttatctgctgcgtgtttcttcgtgcacatttg
This genomic window from Carya illinoinensis cultivar Pawnee chromosome 7, C.illinoinensisPawnee_v1, whole genome shotgun sequence contains:
- the LOC122316252 gene encoding uncharacterized protein LOC122316252; translation: MKCLGGLSNDIFTKLLEFVNELLPPGASLPKNTYEVKKYMNELGLGYKKILVCPNGCMLFWKDNENLETCVVCGVSKWKQKESMDDRSRKGKRSPAKILRWFPLKTRLQRLFISSKTSSQMKWHAIGRNNDGVLRHPTDGMAWKTFDSQHDDFASDPRNVRLGLSADGFNPFGNMSISYSTCPVMLVPYNLPPWMCMKRSSFMLSLIIPGPSPPSMNIDVYLEPLISELKELWEVGAPTYDVCSKEIFTMRAALMWTINDFPAYGDLSGWSTKGRLICPCCMGNTQSRLLKHGKKFSYMGHRRFLPSDHRWRMMAKTFDDNLLHHNLDVMHIEKNVVDNIVGTLLNIDTKSKDGIKVRLDLQELGLRPQRHLVITAAEKTYLPPSIFTMSNKEKEDLLKVIQNVKVSDGYSSNISRCVKLQHRIIVGMKSYDYHILMQQLLPIALHGSLPKKVIEPLIKLSGFFKGICYKTLRLEDLDQLEFRIPYILCQLEMIFPPSFFRVMVHLTIHLVAECKLGGPVHYR